The following are encoded together in the Planococcus antarcticus DSM 14505 genome:
- a CDS encoding aminotransferase class I/II-fold pyridoxal phosphate-dependent enzyme: protein MTQRRPIVDALIQHQNREPISFHVPGHKHGILSGLPKEIQSALHYDLTELTGLDDLHYPEEAIKDAQLLLAEAYGAKESFLLVNGSTVGNLTMIHAVCKEGDVVIVQRNSHKSIFHALELARLRPVYVSPQWDEESMTAAGVPLKAMEAAIEAYPEAKAVVLTYPNYYGMVSDELRTIIALCHKKDMPVLVDEAHGAHFQAGLPFPVSSLVLGADVVVQSAHKTLPAMTMGSFLHVGSNRVSVKKIQKYLRMFQSSSPSYLILASLDDARSYLQNYSQPDIRVFIEKRARFLSSLRMIPYLTVVESDDPLKIMLRVDHHSGYQLKQQLEQAGIEVELADLFQVLLILPLLKQWHAYPFAEIRSRLKVAVLGLEREARQETKLMVQQQLDVTVPELSFEEIDLADQEWISYTQIIGRIAAGMVIPYPPGIPLMVAGEKWTLTKVEELMNYLASKAQIQGDHRLESKQLPVLQQGAPENK, encoded by the coding sequence ATGACCCAACGACGTCCGATAGTAGATGCATTAATACAGCATCAAAACAGAGAGCCTATTTCTTTTCACGTGCCGGGGCATAAGCACGGAATTTTATCGGGGTTGCCGAAAGAAATCCAATCGGCACTTCATTACGATTTGACTGAACTGACAGGTCTGGATGATCTTCATTATCCGGAAGAAGCGATTAAAGATGCGCAGCTTTTATTAGCGGAAGCTTATGGCGCAAAGGAAAGCTTCTTATTGGTCAATGGTTCCACTGTGGGAAATTTGACAATGATCCACGCAGTCTGTAAAGAAGGGGATGTGGTGATAGTTCAGCGCAATTCCCATAAATCGATTTTTCATGCCCTGGAGCTTGCACGTCTGCGCCCGGTTTACGTATCGCCGCAATGGGATGAGGAATCCATGACAGCTGCTGGAGTGCCTCTCAAGGCAATGGAAGCCGCAATAGAGGCATATCCGGAAGCGAAAGCAGTGGTACTTACATATCCTAATTATTATGGAATGGTTTCCGATGAACTACGGACCATCATTGCTTTATGCCATAAAAAAGACATGCCAGTTCTGGTGGATGAAGCGCATGGCGCCCATTTCCAGGCAGGATTGCCGTTTCCAGTTTCGTCTTTGGTACTCGGTGCGGACGTGGTGGTTCAGTCTGCTCATAAAACCTTGCCAGCGATGACGATGGGGTCTTTTTTACACGTTGGTAGTAATCGAGTAAGCGTAAAGAAAATCCAAAAATACTTGCGTATGTTTCAATCGAGCAGTCCATCGTATTTGATCCTGGCTTCTTTGGATGATGCGCGCTCTTATCTTCAAAATTATTCACAACCAGACATTCGGGTGTTCATTGAAAAACGTGCTCGTTTTCTTAGTAGTCTGCGGATGATTCCGTATTTAACTGTGGTGGAATCTGATGATCCGCTGAAAATTATGTTGAGGGTCGATCATCATAGCGGCTACCAGCTGAAACAGCAGCTGGAACAAGCGGGGATTGAGGTGGAGCTGGCTGACCTTTTTCAGGTACTGCTGATCTTGCCTCTATTGAAGCAATGGCATGCGTATCCGTTTGCGGAAATCCGCAGCCGGTTGAAAGTAGCAGTATTGGGGCTTGAAAGGGAAGCAAGACAGGAAACAAAGCTTATGGTGCAGCAACAGCTTGATGTGACGGTTCCTGAACTGTCTTTCGAGGAAATCGATTTGGCTGATCAAGAGTGGATTTCTTATACACAAATCATTGGACGTATTGCGGCGGGTATGGTGATTCCATATCCGCCAGGCATTCCACTGATGGTGGCCGGTGAAAAGTGGACATTGACCAAAGTGGAAGAGCTGATGAATTACTTGGCTTCGAAAGCGCAGATCCAAGGCGACCACCGGCTAGAATCAAAGCAATTGCCGGTACTCCAACAAGGAGCACCAGAGAATAAGTAA